The following are encoded together in the Oceanobacillus zhaokaii genome:
- a CDS encoding YuiB family protein, with protein MVQLVVSILLYFVIFFGIAFILNMLIRKTWVMSYLYPIVIILIIDNLSTWEYFTNTVNAFTALGNKLMNLTTVDIVILLSGFAGTIVSGIVIKLLRKSGYRMF; from the coding sequence TATTTTGTTATCTTTTTTGGTATTGCATTTATTTTAAATATGTTGATAAGAAAAACATGGGTCATGTCGTATTTATATCCCATTGTCATTATTCTCATAATCGATAATTTATCTACATGGGAATATTTTACAAATACAGTAAATGCCTTTACTGCTCTGGGGAATAAATTAATGAATTTAACGACTGTAGATATTGTTATTCTACTGTCTGGTTTTGCCGGAACAATAGTTTCTGGCATTGTTATAAAACTATTACGTAAGAGTGGTTATCGAATGTTTTAG
- a CDS encoding phosphocarrier protein HPr has product MKAQTFTITAESGVHARPATLLVNKAGQFESEVNVAYKDKTVNLKSIMGVMSLGIPKGAEIEISATGSDEEEAINGIAEVIKEHLGE; this is encoded by the coding sequence ATGAAAGCACAAACATTTACAATAACAGCAGAGTCAGGTGTACATGCAAGACCAGCAACATTATTAGTTAATAAAGCAGGTCAATTTGAATCAGAAGTTAATGTAGCATATAAAGATAAAACTGTTAATTTAAAATCTATCATGGGTGTTATGTCACTTGGAATTCCAAAAGGCGCAGAAATTGAAATTTCTGCAACTGGTTCTGACGAAGAAGAAGCAATCAATGGTATTGCTGAAGTAATCAAAGAACATTTAGGTGAATAA
- the deoD gene encoding purine-nucleoside phosphorylase, with product MSVHIGAKQGEIADKILLPGDPLRAKYIAETFLEDVIQYNEVRGMYGFTGTYNGERVSVQGTGMGVPSISIYANELIREYDVKKLIRVGTCGALQKDVKVRDVILAQGATTDSQVNRMVFGGIDFAPLADFELLKNAFDEGIKKGLNLRVGNIFTSDSFYRENAKTINEMLASYQVLGIEMESSILYTLAAKYGRQALSVLTVSDHIITGEETTAEERQTTFNEMIEIALAAIIK from the coding sequence ATGAGTGTACATATTGGAGCGAAACAAGGAGAAATTGCTGATAAGATTCTATTACCTGGGGATCCTCTTCGTGCAAAATATATTGCTGAAACATTTTTAGAAGACGTCATTCAATATAATGAAGTAAGGGGTATGTATGGCTTCACTGGAACTTACAATGGTGAACGAGTATCTGTCCAAGGTACCGGGATGGGTGTTCCCTCCATTTCCATATACGCAAATGAGCTAATCCGCGAATATGACGTGAAAAAATTAATTCGAGTCGGTACATGTGGTGCCTTGCAAAAAGATGTTAAAGTAAGAGATGTTATATTAGCCCAAGGTGCAACAACTGATTCACAGGTTAATCGTATGGTATTCGGCGGAATTGATTTTGCGCCACTCGCTGATTTTGAATTATTAAAGAATGCATTTGACGAAGGTATAAAAAAAGGATTAAACCTCCGAGTAGGGAATATCTTTACTAGTGATTCCTTCTACCGAGAGAATGCGAAAACAATCAATGAAATGCTTGCAAGCTATCAGGTGCTCGGCATCGAAATGGAGTCTTCTATATTATATACACTTGCTGCGAAATACGGACGTCAAGCATTATCTGTCCTAACTGTTTCCGACCATATTATTACTGGCGAAGAAACAACAGCTGAGGAACGCCAAACAACATTTAATGAAATGATTGAGATTGCACTTGCCGCAATCATCAAATAA
- a CDS encoding divergent PAP2 family protein, with amino-acid sequence MELFMNFPLWAALTAIVFAQVIKIPIRFIATREFTPGLAFSTGGMPSSHSAAVTALTTGIGIVDGITSTIFALSAVFSVITMFDASGVRRHAGEQAVVLNRLLKDFQLFYDGAKDWNKKAEYEKRKELKELLGHQPSEVFMGGITGIIIAFLLYSFY; translated from the coding sequence ATGGAATTATTTATGAATTTCCCGCTTTGGGCAGCATTGACTGCCATTGTATTCGCCCAGGTAATTAAGATCCCGATTCGATTTATTGCAACGAGAGAATTCACACCTGGCTTAGCATTTAGCACTGGGGGAATGCCAAGCAGTCACTCAGCTGCAGTTACCGCCTTAACAACAGGTATTGGTATTGTGGACGGTATAACAAGTACAATATTCGCCCTTTCTGCTGTGTTTAGCGTCATCACGATGTTCGATGCTTCAGGAGTCCGAAGGCATGCTGGTGAGCAAGCCGTTGTTTTAAATCGGCTATTGAAGGATTTTCAATTATTTTATGATGGTGCAAAGGATTGGAATAAAAAAGCAGAATATGAAAAACGTAAGGAATTAAAAGAACTTTTAGGACATCAGCCAAGCGAAGTATTCATGGGGGGCATAACAGGAATTATCATCGCCTTTCTCTTATATTCCTTTTATTAA
- a CDS encoding superoxide dismutase family protein has product MFNASADMVGTATLNEQPDGIKIKLKLEGLEPGFHGIHVHEFPKCDGPDFSSAGNHLNPEGKEHGLMHPDGPHLGDLPNVEADGAGAVDIELMLAGATMKEGNKSILSGEGTSLIVTEGQDDGVSQPSGDSGTRIICGEITAGSKTDTEGSPSDPTENNEKQAE; this is encoded by the coding sequence ATGTTTAATGCGTCAGCTGATATGGTAGGGACTGCGACATTAAATGAACAGCCTGATGGAATAAAGATCAAATTAAAATTGGAGGGTCTTGAACCGGGATTTCATGGGATTCATGTCCACGAGTTTCCAAAATGTGATGGACCTGATTTTAGTAGTGCTGGGAATCATCTTAACCCAGAAGGGAAGGAGCACGGATTAATGCATCCCGATGGTCCCCACTTAGGTGATTTGCCTAATGTAGAAGCAGACGGAGCTGGGGCTGTTGATATCGAATTGATGCTTGCGGGAGCAACAATGAAGGAAGGGAATAAATCGATTCTTAGCGGTGAAGGAACCTCGCTTATCGTGACTGAGGGACAAGATGATGGAGTGAGCCAACCTAGCGGAGATTCCGGTACACGCATCATTTGTGGGGAAATTACCGCAGGATCGAAGACGGATACAGAGGGATCGCCCTCCGACCCAACGGAGAACAATGAAAAACAAGCAGAATAA
- the kapB gene encoding sporulation phosphorelay system protein KapB yields the protein MAIVSVGDIVKAHYHSGTYIGEVKEDRGANYLIEVLAVHKHPLQGDLHNPGEVENVFFHERKALAHHEKMNVKKPAVHPYNEEIPSYGKSLKNAVILYKEKLTKEDSAYNTLALERLHGLEVNYYEKIYD from the coding sequence ATGGCAATTGTTAGCGTCGGTGATATTGTAAAAGCACATTATCATTCTGGAACTTATATTGGCGAGGTAAAGGAAGATCGCGGAGCAAATTATTTAATAGAGGTTCTTGCTGTTCATAAACACCCATTACAGGGAGATCTTCATAATCCTGGAGAAGTTGAGAATGTATTTTTCCATGAACGGAAGGCATTAGCCCACCATGAGAAGATGAATGTAAAGAAACCTGCTGTACACCCTTATAACGAGGAAATTCCGAGTTACGGTAAATCATTGAAGAATGCAGTAATTCTGTATAAAGAAAAACTTACTAAAGAAGATTCTGCCTATAATACACTTGCATTAGAGAGATTACATGGTCTAGAAGTAAACTACTATGAAAAAATTTATGATTAA
- a CDS encoding MalY/PatB family protein codes for MSIFDEVHDRRKTRSVKWDMLQPIFQSEDVIPMWVADMDFKAPDAVNNALVKRAEHGIYGYTIIDNDVTDSIVNWQKNQHGWEINSEWLSFSPGVVTSLHMAIQAFTEPNDMVLIQTPVYPPFYNVIKAHDREIIKSPLLYQDNYYTIDFVDFEEKLKSGVKAFILCSPHNPVGRVWTENELKEMARLCLKYDVLIISDEIHADLVFLSKHHIPIASLSEEIADRTITCMAPSKTFNLAGLEASYTIVTNEQMRNKLKAQFSKQGYSNSLNTMANTAIEAAYNHGKAWLDELVSVLNNHQQYVTEMFRQHTPEIKVTQGEGTYLLWIDCSALGMSSKELKQFFIEKAKVGLNAGVDYGDEADQFMRMNIACPKATLVDGVNQIIEAVQKR; via the coding sequence ATGAGTATTTTTGATGAAGTACATGATAGAAGAAAAACAAGATCGGTGAAATGGGACATGCTGCAGCCTATTTTTCAATCGGAGGATGTTATCCCAATGTGGGTAGCTGATATGGACTTCAAAGCTCCTGATGCAGTAAATAATGCGCTTGTAAAACGAGCCGAGCACGGCATATATGGATATACAATCATCGACAATGATGTTACAGATTCGATAGTAAATTGGCAGAAAAACCAACATGGATGGGAAATTAATTCAGAATGGCTCTCATTTAGTCCTGGAGTTGTTACAAGCTTACATATGGCGATCCAAGCATTCACCGAGCCCAATGACATGGTGTTAATCCAAACTCCTGTTTACCCCCCTTTCTATAATGTAATTAAGGCACATGACAGGGAAATTATCAAAAGCCCACTTCTTTATCAGGATAATTATTATACGATTGATTTTGTCGACTTCGAAGAGAAATTAAAATCTGGTGTAAAGGCATTTATTCTTTGCTCGCCACATAATCCAGTCGGTCGTGTATGGACGGAAAATGAGCTAAAGGAAATGGCCAGATTATGCTTGAAATATGATGTTCTCATTATTTCTGATGAGATCCATGCAGATCTTGTATTTCTAAGTAAACATCATATTCCAATCGCTTCACTATCTGAGGAAATTGCAGACAGAACAATTACATGTATGGCACCTTCGAAAACATTTAATCTAGCTGGATTAGAGGCATCTTACACAATTGTTACTAATGAACAAATGCGGAATAAATTAAAAGCGCAATTTTCGAAGCAAGGATATTCCAATTCACTCAATACAATGGCTAACACTGCCATAGAAGCAGCCTATAATCATGGAAAAGCTTGGCTTGATGAATTAGTGAGCGTTCTAAACAATCATCAACAATATGTAACAGAAATGTTCCGTCAGCATACACCGGAGATTAAAGTTACCCAAGGTGAAGGAACCTATCTATTATGGATTGATTGTAGTGCTCTTGGCATGAGCAGCAAAGAATTGAAACAATTTTTCATTGAAAAGGCAAAAGTAGGACTCAATGCTGGGGTTGATTATGGTGATGAAGCAGATCAGTTTATGCGTATGAATATTGCCTGCCCGAAAGCAACCCTAGTAGATGGTGTGAATCAAATTATTGAAGCAGTTCAGAAGCGATAA
- a CDS encoding biotin transporter BioY encodes MRRLRAIDLTYGAVFVCLMAIGANITVWFPILSVPIGGATVPLSLQTFFAILAGFMLGKRLGSLSMLTYLLLGTAGVPIFAGLEGGPFALISPTGGFIISFIFVAYFVGLIAEWYKAPSILIYTVAAIIGLLINYGLGVTYMYVAMNTWLELSISYSIAWIGMIPFLVKDAVLSVIAAMFMVNITKRLPLLWQRA; translated from the coding sequence ATGAGACGTTTACGTGCTATTGATTTAACATATGGGGCAGTTTTTGTTTGTTTGATGGCCATTGGCGCGAATATTACCGTTTGGTTTCCAATATTATCCGTTCCAATTGGTGGAGCAACCGTACCATTATCATTACAAACATTCTTCGCTATCTTAGCTGGATTCATGTTAGGAAAAAGACTTGGTTCATTGTCCATGCTTACCTATCTCTTATTAGGTACGGCTGGTGTGCCAATTTTCGCAGGGCTTGAAGGTGGACCTTTCGCTTTAATTAGTCCTACAGGAGGATTTATTATTTCCTTTATATTCGTTGCCTATTTCGTCGGTCTTATCGCTGAATGGTATAAGGCTCCATCAATATTAATCTATACAGTTGCAGCTATTATTGGATTACTTATTAATTATGGATTAGGTGTTACGTATATGTATGTCGCTATGAACACATGGCTTGAGCTTTCAATCTCTTACTCCATCGCCTGGATTGGGATGATCCCATTTCTAGTCAAAGATGCTGTATTATCTGTTATTGCTGCAATGTTTATGGTCAATATTACGAAACGATTGCCATTGCTTTGGCAACGTGCTTAA
- a CDS encoding 3D domain-containing protein: MELKLLIKRIIMTLLFAVALLVTASSISNVTFQDMKIWAENIQKDHVSHVQQASEYREVALKDKQLNSLEGKKTLISNDEIKAPSSLEEVIDFEQYPTASVIATGYTAGIESTGKSSAHPEYGITFSGVKVKRDLYSTIAADLDVYPLGTVLYIPEYGYGVVADKGSAITGNKIDLYFHTVDDVFAEWGKRELDVYIVEIGDGTLTEETLMKLNETEALQVFRQKYVEG; the protein is encoded by the coding sequence ATGGAACTGAAATTGCTTATAAAAAGAATCATTATGACGCTGTTATTTGCAGTTGCATTATTAGTAACAGCATCATCTATTTCAAATGTGACGTTTCAAGATATGAAAATATGGGCTGAGAACATTCAAAAAGACCATGTAAGCCATGTACAGCAAGCATCAGAGTATCGAGAGGTAGCTCTAAAGGACAAGCAATTAAACAGCTTAGAAGGAAAGAAAACATTAATTTCAAATGATGAAATAAAGGCACCAAGCTCATTGGAAGAAGTCATTGACTTTGAGCAGTATCCGACCGCTTCGGTCATTGCAACAGGATATACTGCAGGGATAGAATCAACTGGGAAATCAAGCGCCCATCCTGAATATGGTATTACATTTTCAGGCGTCAAGGTGAAGCGAGACTTGTATTCTACCATTGCTGCAGATTTAGATGTTTACCCTTTAGGGACGGTTCTCTATATTCCAGAATATGGCTATGGTGTAGTTGCAGATAAGGGAAGTGCAATTACTGGTAATAAAATTGATTTATACTTCCATACGGTCGATGATGTATTTGCAGAGTGGGGAAAGAGAGAGCTGGATGTGTATATTGTCGAAATTGGTGATGGTACATTAACTGAAGAAACTTTAATGAAGTTAAATGAAACAGAGGCATTACAAGTATTCCGTCAAAAGTATGTTGAAGGCTAA